The proteins below are encoded in one region of Ornithinimicrobium avium:
- a CDS encoding ubiquitin carboxyl-terminal hydrolase 14 yields MAIGCTHLDQVKDVRPSAQGCEDCLRTGDRWVHLRICMTCGHVGCCDSSPNRHATAHFHATTHPLVRSFEPGEDWWWCYADELAFEVPDAPKAPSHA; encoded by the coding sequence ATGGCCATCGGCTGCACCCACCTGGACCAGGTGAAGGACGTCCGCCCGTCGGCGCAGGGCTGCGAGGACTGCCTGCGCACGGGCGACCGCTGGGTCCACCTGCGCATCTGTATGACGTGCGGTCACGTCGGCTGCTGCGACAGCTCGCCCAACCGGCACGCCACCGCACACTTCCACGCGACCACGCACCCGCTGGTCCGGTCCTTCGAGCCCGGCGAGGACTGGTGGTGGTGCTACGCCGACGAGCTGGCCTTCGAGGTGCCCGACGCGCCGAAGGCGCCGTCCCACGCCTGA
- a CDS encoding YfjP family GTPase, whose amino-acid sequence MIGRRRKDAPAVPLAERAERLRSALDVGGEELDPDAAEHARGVVQRVQERWALKGGRTVVALAGATGSGKSSVFNALAGADVAMISPRRPTTAEASAAVWGEEPAGELLDWLGVHERYHVEDGEAQLDGLVLVDLPDFDSREVRHRVEADRILERADVFVWVADPQKYADARLHDDYLQPLRHHETVMLVVLNQIDRLRERDDVERVREDLRRLVQSDGAGDHEVIATSARTGEGIDVLRSRIAAVVGARNAAEARLVGDVRTSAESVGQSVGQSTPQLADSADQRLHTALKAASGVPVVLDAVERDYVRQANARAGWPFTRWVASLRPDPLKRLRLGDDSPGPAGIAPSDVRAVLGRSSLPSPTPAARANVQLATRQVAEDAGAQLPVRWQEALLEAAGPTGEDLADSLDQAIVATPLRARSPVWWSVLGILQIVLALAAAAGLLWLVLVAALGWAGMPVDTPFWGPVPVPLALLVGGLLGGLLLALLARLLAQVGARRRRRNVEERLDEAVEEVAYQRVHRPVLTVLERHEKTRELLERAAS is encoded by the coding sequence ATGATCGGCCGACGCAGGAAGGACGCCCCGGCCGTGCCGCTGGCGGAGCGCGCCGAGCGGCTGCGCTCGGCGCTCGACGTCGGGGGCGAGGAGCTCGACCCCGACGCGGCCGAGCACGCCCGCGGCGTGGTGCAGCGGGTGCAGGAGCGGTGGGCGCTGAAGGGTGGGCGCACCGTGGTTGCGCTCGCCGGAGCGACGGGTTCGGGCAAGTCGAGCGTCTTCAACGCGCTCGCCGGGGCGGACGTCGCGATGATCAGCCCGCGCCGGCCGACGACGGCGGAGGCCTCCGCGGCGGTCTGGGGCGAGGAGCCGGCGGGCGAGCTGCTCGACTGGCTCGGCGTCCACGAGCGTTACCACGTCGAGGACGGCGAGGCGCAGCTCGACGGGCTGGTGCTCGTCGACCTGCCCGACTTCGACTCCCGCGAGGTGCGCCACCGCGTCGAGGCCGACCGGATCCTGGAGCGGGCCGACGTCTTCGTCTGGGTGGCCGACCCGCAGAAGTACGCCGACGCGCGACTGCACGACGACTACCTGCAGCCGTTGCGGCACCACGAGACCGTGATGCTCGTCGTGCTCAACCAGATCGACCGCCTCCGCGAGCGCGACGACGTGGAGCGGGTGCGCGAGGACCTGCGCCGGCTCGTGCAGAGCGACGGGGCCGGCGACCACGAGGTCATCGCCACCTCTGCGCGCACCGGCGAGGGCATCGACGTGCTGCGCTCGCGGATCGCCGCGGTCGTCGGCGCCCGCAACGCGGCCGAGGCGCGCCTGGTCGGCGACGTGCGCACCAGCGCCGAGAGCGTGGGCCAGAGCGTGGGGCAGAGCACTCCCCAGCTGGCCGACTCGGCCGACCAGCGCCTGCACACCGCGCTGAAGGCGGCCTCCGGGGTGCCGGTCGTCCTGGACGCGGTGGAGCGCGACTACGTGCGTCAGGCCAACGCCCGCGCTGGCTGGCCGTTCACCCGGTGGGTCGCCTCGCTGCGCCCCGACCCGCTCAAGCGGCTGCGGCTGGGCGACGACTCGCCCGGGCCTGCCGGCATCGCCCCCTCCGACGTGCGGGCCGTCCTGGGTCGCTCCTCGCTGCCGTCGCCCACCCCCGCGGCGCGGGCCAACGTCCAGCTCGCCACCCGGCAGGTCGCCGAGGACGCCGGCGCGCAGCTGCCGGTGCGCTGGCAGGAGGCGCTGCTGGAGGCCGCCGGCCCCACGGGCGAGGACCTGGCCGACTCCCTCGACCAGGCGATCGTCGCCACACCCCTGCGCGCCCGTTCCCCCGTGTGGTGGTCGGTGCTCGGCATCCTGCAGATCGTGCTCGCGCTGGCCGCCGCGGCGGGGCTGCTGTGGCTGGTGCTCGTCGCCGCCCTCGGCTGGGCCGGCATGCCGGTCGACACGCCTTTCTGGGGACCGGTGCCTGTCCCGCTCGCCCTCCTCGTCGGCGGCCTGCTCGGCGGGCTGCTGCTGGCGCTGCTGGCCCGGCTGCTCGCCCAGGTCGGAGCTCGCCGTCGACGCCGCAACGTCGAGGAGCGGCTGGACGAAGCGGTCGAGGAGGTCGCCTACCAGCGCGTCCACCGGCCGGTCCTCACCGTGCTCGAGCGCCACGAGAAGACACGCGAGCTGCTCGAGCGCGCCGCGTCGTGA
- a CDS encoding dynamin family protein, protein MTDKDHAALLAAVERLREAAGGVDLPLDLDGVQEARGSRTELVQQLDDYVLPRLRSLDAPLLAVVGGSTGAGKSTLVNSIVGEEVSRPGVIRPTTRASVLVHHQEDTRWFTGKRVLPDLSRVAGGEGAADDPGSVRLVTSDALPAGLALLDAPDIDSVVRANRSLSRQLLAAADLWLFVTTAARYADAVPWDLLRAASERGTSVAIVLNRVPPEALQQVRVHLASLLRDQGLGQSPIFTVLEVDLEDGRVPAAHVQRLSGWLDSLASDARARSVVIRRTLAGTLRSLEERADGVADAGAAQVAAREVLEEAPRTAYQDALKAVAEGMQDGTLLRGEVLARWQELVGTGEFLRSVEAGVGRLRDRIGAWFSGKQVTSEPLGEALQTGAAALITSHGQVASSTAARAWKQAPGGADIVREQPGLAKASPDLPERVERLMRDWQGEVLELVRDEAGSRRATARYLAFGVNGLAVLLMIVAFSMTGGLLGTEIAIAGGSAVLAQRLLEAIFGDQAVRSMATKAREALLAHVERLYDDERARFDRVLEEVPVREQSVTALRQAAGQVEAAR, encoded by the coding sequence GTGACAGACAAGGACCACGCCGCGCTGCTGGCAGCCGTCGAACGGCTCAGGGAGGCCGCGGGCGGGGTCGACCTGCCGCTCGACCTGGACGGCGTGCAGGAGGCCCGCGGTTCGCGCACGGAGCTGGTCCAGCAGCTCGACGACTACGTGCTGCCCCGCCTGCGCTCCCTCGACGCACCCCTGCTCGCGGTGGTGGGGGGCTCCACCGGCGCGGGCAAGTCGACGCTGGTCAACTCGATCGTCGGCGAGGAGGTCAGCCGCCCCGGCGTCATCCGCCCAACCACGCGCGCCTCGGTCCTCGTGCACCACCAGGAGGACACCCGCTGGTTCACCGGCAAGCGGGTCCTGCCCGACCTGTCCCGGGTCGCCGGCGGCGAGGGTGCCGCGGACGACCCCGGCTCGGTGCGCCTGGTCACCAGCGACGCCCTGCCTGCGGGCCTCGCCCTGCTCGACGCCCCCGACATCGACTCCGTCGTGCGGGCCAACCGCTCGTTGTCCCGCCAGCTGCTGGCCGCCGCCGACCTCTGGCTCTTCGTCACCACCGCCGCGAGGTATGCCGACGCCGTCCCCTGGGACCTGCTGCGCGCCGCCTCCGAGCGGGGGACCTCGGTCGCGATCGTGCTCAACCGCGTGCCCCCGGAGGCCCTGCAGCAGGTCCGGGTGCACCTGGCCTCCCTGCTGCGCGACCAGGGGCTGGGCCAGTCGCCCATCTTCACCGTGCTCGAGGTAGACCTCGAGGACGGCCGCGTCCCGGCCGCGCACGTGCAGCGGCTGAGCGGCTGGCTGGACTCCCTCGCCAGCGACGCCCGCGCCCGCTCGGTGGTCATCCGCCGCACCCTGGCCGGCACGCTCCGCTCCCTGGAGGAGCGCGCCGACGGCGTCGCGGACGCCGGGGCCGCCCAGGTCGCCGCCCGGGAGGTGCTCGAGGAGGCGCCGCGCACGGCCTACCAGGACGCCCTGAAGGCGGTGGCCGAGGGGATGCAGGACGGCACGCTGCTGCGCGGCGAGGTGCTCGCCCGCTGGCAGGAGCTGGTCGGCACCGGTGAGTTCCTGCGCTCGGTCGAGGCCGGCGTCGGTCGGCTGCGCGACCGCATCGGCGCCTGGTTCAGCGGCAAGCAGGTCACCTCCGAGCCGCTCGGCGAAGCCCTGCAGACCGGCGCCGCGGCACTCATCACCTCGCACGGGCAGGTGGCATCGAGCACGGCGGCCCGCGCCTGGAAGCAGGCGCCCGGCGGCGCCGACATCGTGCGGGAGCAGCCTGGCCTGGCCAAGGCCTCGCCCGACCTGCCCGAGCGGGTCGAGCGGCTGATGCGCGACTGGCAGGGCGAGGTCCTGGAGCTCGTGCGCGACGAGGCGGGCTCGCGGCGTGCGACCGCGCGCTACCTGGCGTTCGGTGTCAACGGGCTGGCGGTGCTGCTGATGATCGTCGCCTTCAGCATGACCGGGGGGCTGCTCGGCACCGAGATCGCGATCGCCGGCGGTTCGGCGGTCCTCGCCCAGCGGCTGCTGGAGGCGATCTTCGGCGACCAGGCGGTGCGGTCCATGGCCACCAAGGCCAGGGAGGCACTGCTCGCGCACGTCGAGCGGCTCTACGACGACGAGAGGGCGCGGTTCGACCGCGTCCTGGAGGAGGTGCCGGTGCGCGAGCAGTCGGTCACGGCGCTGCGGCAGGCCGCGGGACAGGTGGAGGCGGCACGATGA
- the tyrA gene encoding bifunctional chorismate mutase/prephenate dehydrogenase → MTDPLAALRAQIDDVDGQIIELLARRLELVTQVGEVKGRHGLPIYAPERERAMIAAKRAVAHERGVPPDLVEDVLRRCMREAYGHEKNMGFTRQAPHLGPVVVVGGRGRMGSLFGRLLTLSGYDVRVVERDDTPAQVADAVADAGLVLVSVPIHETVAVLRSLPPLPTDCLLVDLTSTKREAMAAMLEVHPGPVLGLHPMFGPDVDSLAKQVVAVVPGRDAEASAWLVEQMRLWGARLHEVSAEDHDQLMGLIQALRHFSTFVYGWHLAHEDHDLSELLALSSPIYRLELVMVGRLFAQDAELYYDIITASPDVVALIQRYLTRYAQAFELLLRGDREEFVARFAEIGEWFGRSAQDFLGESRALLAHADSAR, encoded by the coding sequence ATGACCGACCCGCTGGCCGCGCTGCGCGCACAGATCGACGACGTCGACGGACAGATCATCGAGCTGCTCGCCCGCCGCCTCGAGCTCGTCACCCAGGTGGGCGAGGTCAAGGGCCGCCACGGCCTGCCGATCTACGCCCCCGAGCGTGAGCGGGCGATGATCGCCGCCAAGCGCGCCGTCGCCCACGAGCGCGGGGTCCCCCCGGACCTCGTCGAGGACGTGCTGCGCCGGTGCATGCGCGAGGCGTACGGGCACGAGAAGAACATGGGCTTCACCCGCCAGGCCCCCCATCTCGGGCCGGTGGTCGTGGTCGGCGGGCGCGGACGGATGGGCTCGCTCTTCGGCCGGCTGCTGACGCTCTCGGGGTATGACGTGCGCGTCGTCGAGCGCGACGACACCCCCGCGCAGGTGGCGGACGCGGTGGCCGACGCGGGGCTGGTGCTCGTCTCGGTGCCGATCCACGAGACGGTCGCGGTGCTGCGCTCTCTCCCTCCGCTGCCGACCGACTGCCTGCTCGTGGACCTGACCTCGACCAAGCGGGAGGCGATGGCCGCGATGCTCGAGGTTCATCCCGGCCCGGTGCTGGGGCTGCACCCGATGTTCGGCCCCGACGTGGACTCGCTGGCCAAGCAGGTGGTCGCGGTGGTGCCGGGGCGCGACGCCGAGGCGTCCGCCTGGCTGGTGGAACAGATGCGGTTGTGGGGCGCGCGGCTGCACGAGGTCTCCGCCGAGGACCATGATCAGCTCATGGGCCTCATCCAGGCCCTGCGGCACTTCTCCACCTTCGTCTACGGCTGGCACCTGGCGCACGAGGACCACGACCTGTCCGAGCTGCTCGCGCTGTCCTCGCCGATCTACCGGCTCGAGCTGGTCATGGTCGGTCGGCTCTTCGCCCAGGACGCCGAGCTCTACTACGACATCATCACCGCCTCCCCGGACGTGGTGGCTCTGATCCAGCGCTACCTGACCCGCTACGCGCAGGCCTTCGAGCTGCTGCTGCGCGGGGACCGCGAGGAGTTCGTCGCCCGGTTCGCCGAGATCGGCGAGTGGTTCGGTCGCTCCGCCCAGGACTTCCTGGGGGAGTCCCGGGCGCTGCTGGCCCACGCCGACTCCGCCCGGTAG
- a CDS encoding IS3 family transposase (programmed frameshift) yields MPKKIDPELKARAVRLVTEHLSEYPSLTAASAAVAKQLGVGRESVRRWVIQAQVDAGGRDGVTSEELEQIKSLKSRVRRLEEDNAILKAATGFLRRGARPPQPMIMGFIHTMRAQGHAVESVCVVLREQGCQVAARTYRSWKQTGRTIAARTVTDAQVVDAVRDIAWTTTPHGRRKLAPEGLYGRRKMTAYVRRTTMPAASAGAVDRAMRTLGLVGVRRDKGTRTTIPAKDGIRAGDLLNRDFTANAPNLVWVTDFTYARTWAGFVYVAFILDVFSQRIVAWHAASTKHTDLVMIPLRMAIWQRERDGHPRVPGQLIHHSDAGSQYTSIRLTEHLALEEIRPSIGSVGDAYDNALMETVNGLYKAECIRTTVFHAGPYKTLADVEYATAGWVDWYNTRRLHGSLGNVPPIEYEQAHYAALNPEPQPV; encoded by the exons ATGCCCAAGAAGATCGATCCAGAGTTGAAGGCCCGCGCTGTGCGTCTGGTCACCGAGCACCTGTCCGAGTACCCGTCGTTGACGGCCGCTTCGGCCGCGGTGGCCAAGCAGCTGGGTGTCGGGAGGGAGTCCGTGCGTCGCTGGGTCATCCAGGCCCAGGTCGATGCCGGTGGCCGCGACGGTGTGACCAGTGAGGAGCTGGAGCAGATCAAGTCCTTGAAGTCCAGGGTCCGCCGGTTGGAGGAGGACAACGCGATCCTGAAGGCCGCGACGG GTTTTCTTCGTCGGGGAGCTCGACCCCCGCAACCGATGATCATGGGATTCATCCACACCATGAGAGCCCAGGGCCACGCGGTCGAGTCGGTCTGTGTGGTGCTGCGTGAGCAGGGCTGCCAGGTTGCCGCGCGGACCTACCGATCCTGGAAGCAGACCGGTCGAACGATCGCGGCACGTACGGTGACCGACGCCCAGGTTGTGGACGCGGTGCGTGACATCGCCTGGACCACCACGCCGCACGGGCGCCGCAAGTTGGCCCCGGAGGGCCTGTACGGGCGCCGGAAGATGACCGCGTACGTGCGCCGCACGACGATGCCCGCGGCGTCTGCCGGGGCCGTGGACCGGGCCATGAGGACCCTCGGGCTGGTCGGGGTGCGCCGCGACAAGGGCACCCGGACCACGATCCCGGCCAAGGACGGCATCCGGGCCGGTGACCTGCTGAATCGTGACTTCACCGCCAACGCACCGAACCTCGTGTGGGTCACGGACTTCACCTACGCCAGGACGTGGGCCGGGTTCGTCTACGTCGCGTTCATCCTGGACGTGTTCTCCCAGCGGATCGTGGCCTGGCACGCCGCCAGCACCAAGCACACCGACCTGGTCATGATCCCGCTGCGGATGGCGATCTGGCAACGAGAACGGGACGGCCACCCCAGGGTGCCCGGGCAGCTGATACATCACAGTGATGCGGGCAGCCAGTACACCTCGATCCGCCTCACCGAGCATCTCGCGCTGGAGGAGATCCGGCCCTCGATCGGGTCCGTGGGCGACGCGTACGACAACGCGCTCATGGAGACGGTCAACGGGCTCTACAAGGCCGAGTGCATCCGCACCACGGTCTTCCACGCGGGGCCCTACAAGACCCTCGCCGACGTGGAGTACGCCACCGCCGGCTGGGTCGACTGGTACAACACCCGTCGGCTCCACGGGTCGCTGGGCAACGTCCCACCGATCGAGTACGAGCAAGCCCACTATGCTGCCCTCAACCCCGAGCCGCAGCCCGTATGA
- a CDS encoding Nramp family divalent metal transporter, giving the protein MLPSTPSRSPYESGREPGALQLGERLPRGRRLAFWAQAEVVAAATDLAEVIGGAIALHILFGIPLLAGGVIVGVVSMLLLAVQTHRGPRHFEFVMSGLLAIITVGFVTGLFLGPVDWGEAVAGVLPRLEGTPTVLLAASMLGATVMPHAIYAHSALARDRHGLPPARAALPQLLTATRWDVLLSLLVAGSVNIAMLLLAAGNLSGVPGTDSIEGAHAAIVAALGPGVGIAFGVGLLASGLASTSVGCYAGSAIMGGLLHVRLSVFTRRLITLVPALVVIAAGVDPTWALVLSQVLLSLGIPFALVPLVRLTGDRAVMGVFVNRACVSVVAWVVVALIVALNLALLVLTAAGGG; this is encoded by the coding sequence ATGCTGCCCTCAACCCCGAGCCGCAGCCCGTATGAGAGCGGCAGAGAACCTGGGGCGCTTCAGCTGGGCGAGCGGCTGCCGCGCGGTCGCCGGCTGGCCTTCTGGGCGCAGGCCGAGGTGGTGGCTGCCGCGACCGACCTGGCGGAGGTGATCGGCGGCGCGATCGCCCTGCACATCCTCTTCGGCATCCCGCTGCTGGCCGGAGGGGTGATCGTCGGGGTGGTCTCGATGCTGCTGCTGGCGGTGCAGACGCACCGCGGCCCGCGGCACTTCGAGTTCGTCATGAGCGGTCTGCTCGCCATCATCACCGTGGGGTTCGTGACCGGTCTGTTCCTCGGCCCGGTCGACTGGGGCGAGGCGGTGGCCGGCGTGCTCCCCAGGCTGGAGGGCACCCCGACGGTGCTGCTGGCGGCCAGCATGCTGGGGGCGACGGTGATGCCGCACGCGATCTACGCCCACTCTGCCCTGGCTCGGGACCGGCACGGTCTCCCACCTGCCCGTGCGGCGCTGCCGCAGCTGCTGACCGCGACCCGGTGGGACGTGCTGCTCTCCTTGCTGGTGGCCGGTTCGGTCAACATCGCGATGCTGCTCCTCGCTGCGGGCAACCTGTCCGGCGTGCCGGGGACGGACAGCATCGAGGGCGCCCACGCCGCGATCGTCGCGGCCCTGGGACCTGGTGTGGGCATCGCCTTCGGCGTCGGCCTGCTGGCCTCCGGGCTCGCGTCCACGTCGGTGGGCTGCTACGCGGGCTCGGCGATCATGGGTGGCCTGCTGCACGTGCGGCTCAGCGTCTTCACGCGCCGGCTCATCACGCTGGTCCCGGCACTGGTGGTCATCGCCGCCGGCGTCGACCCGACCTGGGCGCTCGTGCTGTCCCAGGTGCTGCTCAGCCTCGGCATCCCGTTCGCGCTGGTCCCGCTGGTCCGGCTGACCGGCGACCGGGCAGTGATGGGGGTGTTCGTCAACCGCGCCTGCGTCAGCGTCGTCGCCTGGGTCGTGGTCGCGCTGATCGTGGCACTGAACCTCGCGCTGCTCGTCCTGACCGCGGCCGGCGGCGGCTGA
- a CDS encoding metal-dependent transcriptional regulator yields the protein MELSEITPVAQDYLKVIWSATEWAGAAITTTGLARRMGTTAPNVTDTLRRLASQGLVEYTPYRPVALTTLGERYAVAMVRRHRLLETFLVTSLGYRWEEVHDEAERLEHAVSDTMIERISALLGHPEADPHGDPIPSATGKVHRPPGAAPLADVSQGEYVVVRVSDSDPGVLVRLSRRGVAPGAHLRAAAGGVVRPGRGGGHPTGLTAEEVGAIWVVPAGPTT from the coding sequence GTGGAGCTGAGCGAGATCACCCCTGTCGCCCAGGACTACCTCAAGGTCATCTGGTCGGCGACCGAGTGGGCCGGAGCCGCCATCACGACGACCGGTCTCGCGCGCCGGATGGGCACCACCGCGCCCAACGTGACCGACACCCTCAGGCGGCTGGCCAGCCAGGGGCTGGTGGAGTACACGCCGTACCGCCCGGTGGCGCTGACCACCCTGGGCGAGCGGTATGCCGTCGCGATGGTCCGCCGCCACCGTCTGCTGGAGACCTTCCTGGTCACCAGCCTCGGCTACCGCTGGGAGGAGGTGCACGACGAGGCCGAGCGCCTCGAGCACGCCGTCTCCGACACCATGATCGAGCGCATCTCCGCCCTGCTCGGCCATCCCGAGGCAGACCCGCACGGAGACCCCATACCCAGCGCCACGGGAAAGGTGCACCGACCACCGGGGGCGGCGCCCCTCGCGGACGTGTCGCAGGGCGAGTACGTCGTCGTCCGCGTCTCCGACAGCGATCCTGGAGTGCTGGTCCGGCTCAGCCGGCGGGGCGTGGCCCCGGGCGCACACCTGCGTGCGGCGGCCGGTGGGGTCGTTCGACCCGGCCGCGGAGGTGGGCACCCGACGGGGCTGACCGCGGAGGAGGTCGGCGCGATCTGGGTCGTGCCCGCCGGACCGACGACCTGA
- the arr gene encoding NAD(+)--rifampin ADP-ribosyltransferase, which produces MDEATEPVPFEVYQEGVYLHGTKASLAVGEMLTPGRESNFQAGRLMNHVYFTQTLDAATWGAELAAGQGRGRIYVVEPTGDFEDDPNVTDKKFPGNPTRSFRTREPVRVVGELTRWVGHRPEEVQTMREGLAALQREGRAPIED; this is translated from the coding sequence GTGGACGAGGCGACCGAGCCGGTGCCCTTCGAGGTCTACCAGGAGGGTGTCTACCTACACGGCACGAAGGCGAGCCTGGCTGTCGGAGAGATGCTCACGCCCGGCCGAGAATCGAACTTCCAGGCGGGTCGGCTCATGAACCACGTCTACTTCACCCAGACCCTGGACGCGGCGACCTGGGGTGCGGAACTGGCCGCCGGTCAGGGCCGGGGCCGCATCTACGTCGTCGAGCCGACGGGCGACTTCGAGGACGACCCCAACGTCACGGACAAGAAGTTCCCGGGCAATCCGACCCGGTCCTTCCGGACCCGCGAGCCGGTGCGCGTCGTGGGTGAGCTGACCCGCTGGGTCGGCCACCGTCCGGAGGAGGTGCAGACGATGCGAGAGGGGCTCGCCGCCCTGCAGCGCGAGGGCAGGGCGCCGATCGAGGACTGA
- a CDS encoding PrsW family intramembrane metalloprotease → MPPPAPTPTSPPPAGPPHPDGSPHTPGQQGDAWQRVMALQPQAPSPRNATRRPLIRRIIVTSAVVTVFGLAALVMGGLVFDLLGLTAAGLALVSASIAIGVVVPTFLWVDRLEQEPGRLLWFAFLWGALISTLLALVLNELGVAFFAGLHAEDPLVLGAVVVAPVVEEMAKGLGVLLIFWRARREFNGVADGIVYAGIVAAGFAFVENILYLGSAYVEMGTPGLVGLFVVRCLVSPFAHPMFTVCTGLALGLVAHRRRWSSAWIVLIGLAAAIFLHALWNYSAVVAADAYLEIFVVVQVPLFVAFLLLLRWARRRESRILRDSLTGYGLAGWYTPAEVAMLADPGERRRARRWARAAGGRPAQAAMTAFQDESGELAMVRHHLEQEGGGDVEWLRRERVLLETVTAHRRVFVPGV, encoded by the coding sequence ATGCCTCCGCCCGCCCCGACGCCCACGTCGCCCCCGCCAGCGGGACCGCCGCACCCGGACGGCTCGCCGCATACCCCCGGGCAGCAGGGGGACGCCTGGCAGCGCGTGATGGCCCTCCAGCCGCAGGCCCCCTCGCCCCGCAACGCCACCCGGCGCCCGCTCATCCGGCGGATCATCGTCACCAGCGCGGTCGTGACCGTCTTCGGGCTGGCGGCGCTGGTGATGGGCGGCCTCGTCTTCGACCTGCTGGGTCTGACCGCTGCGGGGCTGGCGCTCGTCAGCGCCTCGATCGCGATCGGGGTGGTCGTGCCCACCTTCCTGTGGGTGGACCGCCTGGAGCAGGAGCCCGGGCGGCTGCTGTGGTTCGCCTTCCTCTGGGGCGCGCTCATCTCCACCCTCCTGGCGCTGGTCCTCAACGAGCTCGGCGTCGCCTTCTTCGCCGGCCTGCACGCCGAGGACCCGCTCGTGCTCGGCGCGGTGGTCGTGGCACCGGTCGTGGAGGAAATGGCCAAGGGGCTGGGAGTGCTGCTGATCTTCTGGCGCGCGCGGCGGGAGTTCAACGGCGTGGCCGACGGGATCGTCTATGCCGGCATCGTGGCGGCCGGGTTCGCCTTCGTCGAGAACATCCTCTACCTGGGCAGCGCCTACGTGGAGATGGGCACCCCCGGCCTGGTCGGGCTGTTCGTCGTGCGCTGCCTGGTCAGTCCGTTCGCCCACCCGATGTTCACGGTCTGCACCGGGCTGGCGCTCGGCCTGGTCGCGCACCGGCGTCGTTGGTCCTCGGCATGGATCGTCCTCATCGGCCTGGCTGCGGCCATCTTCCTGCACGCGCTGTGGAACTACAGCGCGGTCGTGGCGGCCGACGCCTACCTGGAGATCTTCGTCGTCGTGCAGGTGCCGCTCTTCGTCGCCTTCCTCCTGCTGCTGCGCTGGGCCCGCCGCCGCGAGTCGCGGATCCTGCGCGACTCGCTCACCGGTTACGGCCTCGCCGGCTGGTACACCCCCGCCGAGGTCGCCATGCTGGCCGACCCGGGCGAGCGGCGCCGGGCCCGCCGGTGGGCGCGCGCCGCCGGCGGACGCCCCGCGCAGGCCGCGATGACCGCCTTCCAGGACGAGAGCGGCGAGCTGGCGATGGTGCGCCACCACCTCGAGCAGGAGGGGGGCGGCGACGTCGAGTGGCTGCGCCGCGAGCGGGTGCTGCTGGAGACGGTCACGGCCCACCGCCGGGTGTTCGTCCCGGGGGTATGA